One Pararhizobium sp. IMCC3301 DNA segment encodes these proteins:
- the rlmN gene encoding 23S rRNA (adenine(2503)-C(2))-methyltransferase RlmN, whose product MTVSLNIAANNSNAPVVAVTAQRGVAAEKPNLIGLAREEMIEALVEAGVPERQAKMRVQQIWYWLYVRGVSNFDNMTNLSKTLRGELAERFSLERPEILEEQISVDGTRKWLFRFPPRGAGAPVDIETVYIPEEGRGTLCVSSQVGCTLSCTFCHTGTQRLVRNLTPEEIVMQVLVARERLGDFPDKETPPGTYVPSEGRLVTNVVMMGMGEPLYNFDHVKQALLIVSDGDGLALSKRRITLSTSGHVPNIQRTGDEIGVSLAISLHAVRDELRDELVPINKKWNIAALLEACRNYPGASNARRITFEYVMLKGINDSLEDAVKLVRLLKGIPAKINLIPFNPWPNSPYECSEWEQIEAFAEIVNRAGYASPIRTPRGRDIFAACGQLKSESERMKKRDRDALESAPVPGS is encoded by the coding sequence ATGACCGTATCTTTGAACATTGCAGCGAATAACTCCAACGCGCCTGTTGTCGCCGTGACAGCTCAGCGCGGAGTTGCCGCAGAAAAGCCGAACCTGATTGGCCTTGCCCGCGAGGAAATGATCGAGGCGCTTGTCGAGGCCGGTGTGCCTGAACGCCAGGCCAAAATGCGGGTCCAGCAGATCTGGTACTGGCTCTATGTGCGCGGCGTTTCCAATTTCGACAATATGACCAATCTGTCCAAAACGTTGCGTGGCGAACTTGCCGAGCGGTTTTCTCTTGAGCGTCCGGAAATTCTGGAAGAACAGATTTCCGTCGATGGCACCCGCAAATGGCTGTTTCGCTTTCCGCCCCGGGGCGCGGGCGCGCCGGTTGACATTGAAACGGTTTATATTCCCGAAGAAGGCCGCGGCACCTTATGCGTGTCCTCACAGGTCGGCTGCACGCTGTCCTGCACATTCTGTCACACTGGCACACAGCGTCTGGTGCGCAATCTGACGCCTGAAGAAATCGTCATGCAGGTGCTGGTCGCGCGCGAACGGCTTGGCGATTTTCCCGACAAGGAAACGCCTCCCGGCACCTACGTGCCCAGTGAGGGCCGTCTGGTCACCAATGTGGTAATGATGGGCATGGGCGAACCGCTCTACAATTTCGACCATGTGAAACAAGCGCTGCTGATTGTGTCGGATGGCGACGGTCTCGCATTGTCGAAACGCCGCATTACGCTTTCGACCTCCGGCCATGTGCCGAATATTCAGCGCACCGGCGATGAAATCGGCGTCAGCCTGGCTATTTCACTTCATGCCGTGCGCGATGAATTGCGCGACGAACTGGTTCCGATCAACAAGAAATGGAACATCGCCGCCCTGCTGGAGGCCTGCCGGAATTATCCCGGCGCGTCCAATGCCAGACGCATCACATTTGAATATGTCATGCTGAAAGGCATCAATGACAGTCTGGAAGATGCCGTCAAACTGGTCAGGCTGCTGAAAGGCATTCCGGCCAAGATCAATCTCATCCCTTTCAACCCCTGGCCCAATTCGCCCTATGAATGCTCCGAATGGGAGCAGATCGAAGCCTTTGCGGAAATCGTGAACCGGGCCGGCTATGCTTCACCGATCCGGACACCGCGCGGCCGCGATATCTTTGCCGCCTGCGGACAATTGAAATCGGAAAGCGAGCGGATGAAGAAACGCGATCGCGACGCCTTGGAATCCGCGCCAGTTCCAGGCAGCTGA
- a CDS encoding invasion associated locus B family protein: MTLTSGFHKLFKTLIAAGLVVLMALPAAIAQTPSPIGQFTDWAAYSYNSSNGRVCYAITQPKETLPAGVNRDEIYFFVSQRPGEGVRNEISVIVGYPFEEGSTTTVEIGSDKFNLFTQEDGAWIRDQTEQDRLVESMRRGSDMVVTGTSRRGTQTVDTYSLLGVTAALNELIKVCGS; this comes from the coding sequence ATGACATTGACATCCGGATTTCACAAACTTTTCAAGACACTGATCGCAGCCGGCCTGGTTGTGCTGATGGCACTGCCAGCGGCGATTGCGCAGACACCCTCGCCGATCGGCCAGTTCACGGATTGGGCAGCATACAGCTACAATTCCAGCAACGGCCGTGTCTGCTATGCAATTACACAGCCCAAAGAAACCCTTCCGGCCGGCGTCAACAGAGACGAGATTTATTTCTTTGTCAGCCAGCGTCCCGGCGAAGGCGTTCGAAACGAAATCAGCGTCATAGTCGGCTATCCCTTTGAAGAAGGCTCGACCACCACGGTTGAAATCGGTTCTGACAAATTCAATCTTTTCACCCAGGAGGACGGTGCCTGGATACGGGACCAGACCGAGCAGGATCGTCTCGTCGAATCCATGCGTCGCGGATCGGATATGGTTGTCACAGGAACTTCGCGCAGAGGAACCCAGACAGTTGACACCTATTCACTGCTCGGCGTAACCGCAGCGCTGAATGAACTCATCAAGGTGTGCGGCAGCTGA
- a CDS encoding sigma-70 family RNA polymerase sigma factor, producing MKRDNLPDDPPGGGSINISKPSDSATKAKLFSALVARVRHDHDKSAFEDLFDYFAPRLKAYLLRLGAHGGQAEELVQEVMITLWQKSHLFDPAKSSLATWLFRVARNRHIDALRRDKRGELDQEDPYLQPQQEIGAGEQIDAELRDTRVRACLAKLPEEQLSLVRLSFFNGLSHSQIAERTELPLGTVKSRIRLAFSRLRRCLEAVTGIDL from the coding sequence ATGAAGCGCGATAATCTGCCAGATGATCCACCGGGGGGCGGCTCAATAAATATCTCGAAACCTTCGGATTCCGCCACAAAGGCGAAGCTTTTCTCCGCGCTTGTGGCGCGGGTCAGACATGATCATGACAAATCCGCTTTTGAAGACCTGTTCGACTATTTTGCCCCGCGTCTGAAAGCCTATCTGCTGCGGCTCGGCGCTCATGGCGGGCAGGCGGAAGAACTGGTTCAGGAGGTCATGATTACGCTGTGGCAGAAATCGCATCTGTTCGACCCGGCGAAATCCTCCTTGGCGACATGGCTGTTTCGGGTCGCCAGAAACCGCCACATTGATGCGTTGCGGCGCGATAAGCGCGGCGAGCTGGATCAGGAAGATCCCTATTTGCAGCCGCAACAGGAAATCGGCGCGGGCGAACAGATCGATGCCGAATTGCGTGACACCCGTGTGCGTGCCTGCCTGGCCAAACTGCCGGAGGAACAGTTGTCGCTGGTGCGCCTGTCGTTTTTCAATGGTCTCAGTCACAGCCAGATTGCCGAGCGGACCGAACTGCCCCTTGGCACTGTCAAATCCCGGATCCGGTTAGCGTTTTCGCGTCTGCGACGTTGCCTGGAAGCTGTTACCGGCATTGACCTTTAA
- a CDS encoding YkvA family protein gives MPADSQSSKPKPALDGEIILPEKVREHVKGGFDSQQNSVQKRFWPTVRKALRHIPFMEDVIAAYYCAMDPQTPFRARAALIGALAYFVMPIDAIPDVLTIIGFADDASVLLAVLALVGPHIKSVHRDKARDALQEKLDT, from the coding sequence ATGCCGGCAGACAGCCAGAGCAGCAAACCAAAACCGGCTCTTGATGGAGAGATCATTCTGCCGGAAAAGGTCCGTGAGCATGTCAAAGGTGGTTTCGACAGCCAGCAGAACAGCGTGCAGAAGCGCTTCTGGCCAACTGTTCGCAAGGCGCTGCGTCACATCCCTTTCATGGAAGATGTGATCGCTGCCTATTACTGCGCGATGGACCCGCAAACTCCGTTCAGGGCCCGTGCGGCGCTGATTGGTGCCCTGGCCTATTTTGTCATGCCGATTGACGCCATTCCCGACGTCCTGACAATCATCGGCTTTGCCGATGACGCCTCTGTGCTGCTCGCGGTTCTGGCCTTGGTCGGACCGCACATCAAATCTGTCCATCGCGACAAGGCCCGGGACGCTCTGCAGGAAAAATTGGATACTTAA
- a CDS encoding 4a-hydroxytetrahydrobiopterin dehydratase — MADKLDEAARNAALSELSGWDHDAARDAIGKKFTFKDFVQAFGFMSQTALIAEKMNHHPEWSNVYKTVTVTLTTHDCDGLSALDIKMAKAMDKLAQIYKSAS, encoded by the coding sequence ATGGCGGACAAATTGGACGAAGCAGCGCGCAACGCGGCACTGAGCGAATTGTCCGGCTGGGACCATGACGCAGCGCGCGACGCCATTGGCAAAAAGTTTACCTTCAAGGATTTTGTCCAGGCATTCGGCTTCATGAGCCAGACAGCTCTGATAGCTGAAAAAATGAACCATCATCCGGAATGGTCGAACGTTTACAAGACCGTCACTGTTACTTTGACGACACATGATTGCGACGGGCTGAGCGCGCTGGACATCAAAATGGCCAAAGCCATGGATAAACTGGCGCAGATTTATAAATCAGCTTCCTGA
- a CDS encoding pseudouridine synthase — MLPQFNYSPPPDIGLQVLHRDQHVLLVDKPSGLLSVPGKSSHHADCLEARVKAEFPQALLVHRLDLDTSGVMVFAMNTAAQRHLGLQFERRHIEKRYVARVAGAVLTASGQINLPLICDWPNRPLQKVDWTTGKAAQTSFSVLAREHDASRIALYPKTGRTHQLRVHCLAIGHPILGDSFYAPAEIVSRAPRLQLHAESLSLFHPDGGRRLSFSATLPF; from the coding sequence ATGCTTCCGCAATTCAACTATTCGCCGCCGCCGGACATCGGCTTGCAGGTCCTGCATCGCGATCAGCATGTGCTGCTGGTGGACAAGCCGTCCGGACTGTTGAGTGTGCCCGGCAAATCCAGCCATCACGCCGATTGCCTGGAGGCCCGGGTGAAAGCCGAATTTCCGCAGGCATTGCTGGTTCACCGGCTCGACCTCGACACCTCCGGCGTGATGGTGTTTGCCATGAATACTGCCGCACAGAGACATCTCGGCCTGCAATTTGAACGGCGTCATATTGAAAAGCGTTATGTCGCGCGCGTCGCGGGAGCCGTGTTGACCGCATCCGGCCAGATCAATCTGCCGCTCATCTGCGACTGGCCGAACCGGCCGCTGCAGAAAGTCGACTGGACCACCGGCAAGGCGGCGCAGACCAGCTTTTCCGTGCTGGCACGCGAGCACGATGCATCCCGCATTGCACTTTATCCCAAAACCGGCCGCACTCATCAGCTCCGGGTTCACTGCCTCGCCATCGGACATCCGATCCTCGGGGATTCTTTTTATGCTCCGGCGGAAATCGTCTCTCGCGCGCCGCGCCTGCAGCTTCATGCCGAGAGCCTGTCGCTGTTTCATCCGGATGGCGGAAGGCGACTGAGCTTTTCCGCAACGCTGCCATTCTAG
- a CDS encoding PQQ-dependent sugar dehydrogenase — protein sequence MRITRGFLGLFVLAGTLHISRPVEAASTTFFDKQVLERWTGSFATKAATVEVVPVVLGLEHPWGMSFLPDGTILVTERAGRLRLARNAELGPPIDGVPEVYNVGQGGLLDVALDPDFSDNRLIYLSFAEPGDAGAGTAVMRARLTQNGLTGQLDRQEVIFRENIKTTNNRQFGSRLTFAPDGTLFVTIGDRGEDDRAQDKRDHAGSVVRIWPDGSIPKDNPFLDDPDALPELWSIGHRNPQGAAIDPQTGRYWSVEHGARGGDELNRPEAGKNYGWPEISYGRHYSGLRIGQGTSAEGFEQPVYYWDPSIAPSGLAFYGQTGIDSWNSNAFVGALKDKLIARLEIDLSGPVAKVINEEQWDMSRWGRIRDIDVDADGNIWFLTDEKNGGLFKIRPDRP from the coding sequence ATGCGAATAACACGAGGTTTCCTCGGCCTGTTTGTTCTGGCAGGTACCCTGCATATTTCGCGCCCGGTGGAGGCTGCCTCCACAACATTTTTCGACAAGCAGGTTCTGGAGCGCTGGACAGGGTCCTTTGCCACAAAAGCTGCCACAGTTGAAGTGGTTCCCGTTGTGCTTGGTCTGGAACATCCGTGGGGCATGAGCTTCCTGCCGGATGGAACAATTCTGGTGACAGAACGTGCCGGACGGCTGAGACTGGCGCGCAATGCAGAATTGGGGCCGCCCATCGACGGCGTGCCGGAAGTTTATAATGTCGGGCAGGGGGGGCTGCTGGATGTCGCGCTTGATCCGGATTTTTCCGACAATCGCCTGATTTATCTGTCTTTCGCCGAGCCTGGCGACGCAGGCGCCGGAACGGCGGTGATGCGTGCCCGTCTCACTCAAAATGGCCTGACAGGTCAGCTTGACCGGCAGGAAGTGATTTTCCGCGAGAACATCAAGACAACAAACAACCGCCAATTCGGCTCCCGCCTGACATTCGCACCCGATGGTACTCTGTTCGTCACCATTGGTGATCGCGGCGAAGATGACCGGGCGCAGGACAAGCGCGACCATGCCGGCTCGGTTGTGCGGATATGGCCGGACGGCTCGATTCCCAAGGACAATCCTTTCCTGGACGATCCCGATGCCCTGCCTGAGCTGTGGTCAATCGGCCACCGCAATCCGCAAGGTGCCGCCATTGATCCACAAACCGGTCGGTACTGGAGCGTTGAACATGGCGCCCGCGGCGGAGATGAACTGAACCGGCCGGAAGCGGGAAAAAACTACGGATGGCCGGAAATCTCGTATGGGCGGCATTATTCCGGTCTCAGGATAGGCCAGGGAACCAGCGCTGAGGGCTTTGAGCAGCCGGTATATTATTGGGACCCGTCAATTGCGCCTTCCGGTCTCGCCTTTTACGGGCAGACCGGCATTGACAGCTGGAACAGCAATGCCTTTGTCGGCGCTCTGAAAGACAAGCTGATTGCCCGTCTTGAAATCGATCTCAGCGGACCGGTGGCGAAAGTCATAAACGAAGAACAATGGGACATGTCGCGCTGGGGCCGTATCCGCGACATCGATGTGGATGCAGACGGCAACATCTGGTTCCTGACAGATGAAAAAAATGGCGGCTTGTTCAAAATCAGACCCGACAGGCCATAA
- the tldD gene encoding metalloprotease TldD — translation MSLPQSASYFEGLELESPVTRRHISDALTGSDDGELFAEYRQQESLSFDNGRLKSATFDVDQGFGLRSVCGEAVGYAHSSELSDVALARAVEAVSAVGKGYSGHYADAPMRTNRKLYGEDNPLSTPQYSEKIALLETVDAYARDSGSDIAQVSTGLAASWQIVKILRADGHLVEDIRPMLRFNVSVIARDGARQETGSFGFGGRDGFDAFINEEAWKAGVDDAVRQARVNLTAEAAPAGEMNVVLGPGWPGILLHEAVGHGLEGDFNRKGTSAFATLMGEQVASKGVTIVDDGTLAARRGSLSVDDEGTPTSRTVLIEDGKLVGYMQDRQNARLSGVVPTGNGRRQSYAHAPMPRMTNTCMLGGQDAPEEIIASLKDGLYAVSFGGGQVDITSGKFVFSCTEAYRVKNGKIGAPVKGAMLIGNGPDAMRRVSMIGNDMQLDRGVGTCGKAGQWVPVGVGQPTLRIDAITVGGTQTAKQ, via the coding sequence ATGAGTTTGCCGCAATCCGCCAGTTACTTTGAAGGCCTTGAACTGGAGTCCCCGGTCACAAGGCGCCACATCAGTGATGCGCTAACCGGGTCGGATGATGGCGAATTATTCGCCGAATACCGCCAGCAGGAAAGCCTGAGTTTCGACAATGGCCGGCTGAAAAGCGCAACATTCGATGTGGATCAGGGCTTTGGATTGCGCAGCGTCTGCGGTGAAGCAGTCGGCTATGCTCATTCCAGTGAATTGTCCGATGTGGCGCTGGCCCGTGCGGTGGAGGCGGTAAGTGCTGTCGGCAAGGGCTATTCAGGACACTATGCCGATGCGCCGATGCGCACCAACAGAAAACTTTATGGCGAAGACAACCCGCTGAGCACACCACAATACAGCGAGAAGATTGCCCTGCTGGAAACTGTCGATGCCTATGCGCGCGATAGCGGCAGCGATATTGCCCAGGTCTCTACAGGCCTTGCCGCCAGCTGGCAGATCGTAAAAATACTGCGCGCCGATGGACACCTGGTGGAAGATATCCGGCCGATGCTGCGTTTCAATGTCTCGGTGATTGCCCGGGACGGTGCACGGCAGGAGACAGGCTCCTTCGGATTTGGCGGGCGCGACGGGTTCGACGCTTTCATCAATGAAGAAGCCTGGAAAGCCGGCGTTGACGATGCCGTACGCCAGGCCCGTGTCAATCTGACTGCAGAGGCAGCGCCCGCAGGGGAAATGAATGTTGTGCTGGGACCGGGCTGGCCCGGCATTTTGCTGCATGAAGCTGTCGGCCATGGCCTGGAAGGTGATTTCAACCGCAAGGGCACCTCAGCCTTTGCCACGCTGATGGGTGAGCAGGTTGCCTCCAAGGGCGTTACCATAGTCGATGATGGCACCCTTGCTGCACGGCGGGGCTCGCTGAGCGTCGATGATGAGGGCACTCCGACATCCAGGACGGTTCTGATTGAGGATGGCAAGCTGGTTGGCTATATGCAAGACCGCCAGAATGCGCGTCTTTCGGGCGTGGTTCCAACCGGGAACGGACGCCGTCAATCCTACGCCCATGCGCCGATGCCGCGCATGACCAATACCTGTATGCTGGGCGGCCAGGACGCGCCGGAAGAGATTATCGCCTCCCTGAAAGACGGGCTTTATGCGGTTTCATTCGGCGGCGGCCAGGTCGATATCACATCGGGTAAATTCGTGTTTTCCTGCACCGAAGCCTACCGGGTCAAAAACGGCAAAATCGGCGCGCCGGTGAAGGGTGCCATGCTGATCGGCAACGGACCGGATGCCATGCGGCGGGTCTCGATGATCGGCAATGACATGCAGCTTGACCGCGGCGTCGGCACCTGCGGAAAAGCCGGGCAGTGGGTTCCCGTTGGCGTTGGTCAGCCAACGTTGCGGATAGACGCAATTACTGTCGGCGGAACACAGACCGCAAAGCAGTAA
- a CDS encoding invasion associated locus B family protein: MQVSFRPLSSLRILAPLVLAGFLLATFAASAQQAQTPYDDWTMRCETPPGAQGQQCALMQYVAAEDRPNVGLSVIVLKTADGKAKLLRVITPLGVLLPSGLGLKIDSEDVGRAGFVRCVSEGCLAEVIMEDALLDKLRRGEQATFIVFETPEAGIGIPISLSGFSAGYDALP, encoded by the coding sequence ATGCAGGTTTCTTTCCGCCCTTTGTCATCTTTGCGAATTCTAGCCCCTCTTGTTCTGGCCGGTTTTCTTCTGGCCACCTTTGCGGCCAGCGCACAGCAGGCCCAGACCCCGTATGATGACTGGACAATGCGGTGTGAAACGCCGCCGGGAGCCCAGGGCCAGCAATGTGCACTGATGCAATATGTTGCTGCTGAAGACCGGCCCAATGTCGGCCTCAGCGTGATCGTCCTGAAAACCGCCGACGGAAAGGCCAAACTGTTGCGTGTCATTACACCTCTGGGCGTTTTGCTGCCATCGGGCCTGGGTTTGAAAATCGACAGTGAAGATGTCGGCCGGGCCGGTTTTGTGCGCTGTGTCTCTGAAGGCTGTCTGGCGGAGGTGATTATGGAAGATGCTCTGCTGGACAAGTTGCGGCGCGGAGAACAGGCTACCTTTATTGTCTTCGAGACGCCCGAAGCAGGCATCGGTATTCCGATATCCCTGTCCGGTTTCAGCGCCGGCTATGACGCCCTGCCGTAA